From the genome of Candidatus Margulisiibacteriota bacterium:
GGTAATCAGACATTGAACAGCGACGAGATAAATGGAATTGTGCATTTGGTCGCAAGTTCGGTAAAGGGGCTGGCACCTAAAAATGTAACAATTGTGGATACCAATGGTAATGTACTATACAGCTTTTCCGAAGACGAGGAAGTGGATGCGGGCCTGAGCATGAAACAGGTAGAAGTTCAAAAGAAGTACGAGCGTATTATTCAAAATCGGATTGAGAGCATGCTCAATAAAGTATTCGGTAACAATACTTCAGTCGTACGCGTCAACCTGGATATGAATTTTGATAAAACCAAATCCGACAGCGAGTTGTACCTACCCTCAGCCGAGCCGCTGGTGCGAAGTGAAAGGTCGGTTGAAGAAGGGTTCAAGGGTAATAATTCGCCTCCTCCAGCTGGGGTCAATGTTCCGGCTGCCGGACAGGGTAACGCCCAGAATTCCAATTACACCAAACTGGATGAGACCAAGAATTATGAGCTTTCTAAAAAAATGGAACATTTCAGTAAAGCACCGGGAGCCATAACCAGGATGACTATCGCTGTAATTTTGGACCGCAAAATTAAAGATGACGAAAAAAATAATCTGATTGATGCCATATCCTCTGCTTCAGGCCTGAACAAAGAAAGAGGAGATATTTTAACCTTCAGTACCTTCCCATTTGATAAATCTACTCTGGAACAGGACAAAAAAGAGATAAAAGTGTCACAGCGCAATCAATTTCTGGCTAATCTGGGCAAGAATATAGGGCTTACTCTGCTTCTGATATTAACTGTAATTTATGCCCGTACCAGCCTGAAAAAATTATCGGCTATATCTGTTTCAGGGGGTTCCTGGGGTGTCAATGTCAGCGCTGGTAAAACCAAAGAAGTGCCTAAAGTAGTTATGGAAGAGGAAGCAGAACTCAGCCCTGAGGATCAGAAGCGAGTAGCCATGAAAAATACTATAGTGGATATGATCCACAGTGATCCGGAAGTATTTGCCAAAATTTTAAGAAGATGGCTGTCAGAGGACTAGTATGGTTGACCGAATAAGTGGAAAACGAAAAGCTGCTTTGCTTATGCTGGCTCTTGGAAAAGAACCCACTATTCAATTGTTTAAGCATTTAAAAGAAGAAGAAGTAGAAGAACTTACTCTGGAAATAGCCAAAATTCCTAAAGTTTCTCCCAAAGAACAGGAAGCCATCATTGAAGAGTTTTTTCATGTGAGCAAGGCGCAGAGTTATATATCCCGGGGCGGCGTAAAATACGCTCAGGAAATTTTGGAACAGGCGCTGGGCAAAGAAAAAGCTAATAGAATAATCAGCGGGTTGACTACTACAATTCAAACCATGCCTTTTGAATTTCTGCAAAAAGCCGAACCATCCCATGTAGTAAGGTTCATACAGGATGAGCAGCCGCAGACAATTGCCCTTATACTGGCCTATATCGAGCCGCAAAAAGCAGGAGTTATACTTTCGATGCTACCTGATCATCTGCAGCCGGAAGTAGCCAGACGCATAGCTGTTATGGACCAGACCTCGCCGGAAATTGTACGGCAAATTGAAAAAGTGTTGGAAAATAAAATATCAGCCTATATTGTTCAGGATTTTTCCAGCACAGGCGGAGTAAAAACTCTAGTCGATGTTATTAACAGAGTAGACCGTTCTACAGAGAAAAAAATCCTGGATTATCTGGATAACGTTGATGAAGTTTTGGCTAACGAAATTAAAAATTTGATGTTTGTCTTCGAAGATATGCTCAAGCTGGATGATCGTACGATACAGAGAATATTACAGGATGTTGACATGAAAGACCTCCCGGTTGCATTGAAGACAGCCAGCGATCCATTGAAGGAAAAAATCTTCAAGAATTTATCAGACAGAGCAGTGCAGACACTCAAGGAAGAAATGGAATATATGGGTCCGGTAAGAGTAAAACAGGTTGAAGAGGTCCAGCAGAAAATTGTTTATATTATCCGCAATCTGGAAGAAGCAGGGCAGATTACAGTGGCGCGCGGTGACGAAACCGAGGAATTTGTCTGATTATGATTACGGATAAAATTATTAAACTCGAAGATATGGTAACCAGAAACTTGAAAAGTATAGCTCCTAACCTCTCTGTTTTTTATAGTGAAAATAAAGTTGTTGAACTGTTGCAACAGGGAGAAAACATAGCTGAGTTCTTGCTGCAAGAACGAATGTCGATTGAAAAAACTTATCGTCAGGATGTGGAGAATCAAAAGAAAAACGCCATGCTGGAAGCCGAAGTTATCAAAAGAAAAGCACATGAGGAAGGAATGGCCCAGGGCAAGGAAGAAATAATCCGTAAGTTTGATGATTTTATAAAATATATAGATAAAAGCAAAGAAAATATTGAGATGGAAACCTCCAGGATTTATGCTCAACAGGAGCAAGACCTGGCGGCTTTGTCTTTGAAAATAGCAGAAAAACTTGTGCTTTCGGAAATGGAGTTCAATGAAGAACTGCTGACCAGAATAATAAAAAATATTATTTCCCAAATTACCGAACGAAAGAAAGTAACCATTAAAGCTAATCCTCAGGACTATGAAATACTGGTACAACATGCTGATGAAATAAAAAAAGAAGGCGGCATGATAAGCGAATTTAGCATTGAAAAGAATAATGCCGTAAGCCGGGGTGGAGTAATTTTTGAAATGTCTTCAGGTCTTACCGATGCGCAGATTGAAACCCAGGTCCGAAAAATAAGAGAAGCGTTCTTTAATGAACAGGGTTAACCTTAACACTTATCTGGATAAAATTCAGGCAATAAAGACTATTATTCCCCAGGGACGGATTATTGATGTTTCAGGCTTGGTAATAGGGGCTTCAGGACCATTGGCACCTGTCGGGCAGATCTGCAGGATACTAACCAAGTATGAGAAACGCACCATTATGGCGGAAATTGTAGGTTTCCGTGAAGACAAGATTTTACTTATGCCATTGGGTGATATGGCCGGGATAAGCCCAGGGGATATCGTGGAATCTACCGATGATTCTTTAAAAATTGCTGTTTCCGAAGCGTTGCTGGGCAGAGTGCTGAGCGGACTTGGAGAACCGATGGATGACAAACCGCCGGTGGAACCGGAAAAGATGATTTCCATCTATGGCGTGCCGCCCAATCCGTTAAAAAGAAAACGTATTAAACAGTCATTAGGTGTGGGCATCAAAGCCATAGACGGTTGTCTGACTATCGGGCGCGGCCAGCGAATAGGTATTTTCGCCGGGTCAGGTGTAGGTAAATCAACATTATTGGGTATGATTGCCCGTAACACTGAAGCTGATATTAACGTCATTGCTCTTATCGGAGAAAGAGGCCGCGAAGTTAAAGAGTTTATTGAAGGATCGTTGGGTGAAAAAGGTTTGCAAAGGTCAGTAGTTATTGTGGCTACATCGGATCAACCTGCGCTGATCCGCGTAAAGGGTGCGCAAACTGCAACAGCTATTGCCGAGTATTTCAGGGATAAAGGCAAGAGTGTTTTGCTTATGATGGACTCTATTACCAGATTTTCCATGGCTCAACGGGAAATAGGCTTAACCATAGGGGAACCTCCCACAACCAAAGGGTACCCGCCATCTGTTTTTGCGCTTATGCCCCGGTTTCTTGAACGGGCCGGTATGAGTGATATTGGCAGCATAACCGGCATTTATACCATCTTGGTTGATTCTGACGATATGAATGAGCCGATCGCAGATACAGCCAGAAGTATTCTGGACGGGCATATTGTTCTGGACCGCAAAATAGCAGCGAAAAATATCTGGCCGGCGATTGATATCTTGAATAGTGTTAGCAGGGTTATGCCGGAAGTAGTTACGCCAGATCATTTAAAAGCCAATTATAACTTGCGTGAAATGCTGGCCACATACAGAGACGCGGAAGATCTGATTAACATAGGAGCCTACGTTGACGGTAGTAATCCCAAAATTGATAAATCCAAAAAAATGATTGATTCTATACAGAATTTTTTAAAACAGTCCGTTAATGAGTATCACCCTTTTAATGAAGAAGTGAAAATATTGGAGGATACTTTCAGTAAATAAATGAAAAAATTTATCTTTAACCTGCAAAGAATACTTACTTTAAAAGAAAAAAAAGAGGAACTGCTAAAACAGGAACTCAACCGGCTTTTTTTTAAGAAAAAACAACATGAACATGTTAAGGCCCATTTTGAAAAAACATTGGAGACCGAATATCAAAAAAGACGTGAGATAAAAAGCATTAAAGCCGAAGAACACGAGCTTCTGGAAAATTATCATTTTTCTATTCGGAACAATATATATAATCAGGCTTTGATGATAAACGAATATGAACTGAAGATTGAAGCCAAGCGTAAGGAGTTGCTGGAAAATCGCCGAGAGATAAAAACCTTGGAAAAATTAAAAGAAAAGCAAAAAGAACAATATGCTTATGAATTGATGCAAGAAGAAAGAAAGACTATGGATGAGGTATCCAACCGTTTATCGTTTGTGAAAGCTTAGGTTTTTTATTTCGTTTCTTTTTTCGGCGTTAATCTGCAGGAGTTCAAAAGACGCGCAGCGTCCGCTAAAACCGCTACCCAGACAAGATTCACAGCCTTTACCCTGACAGTTATCGCAGGTTTTTCGAACGAGACGCTGGTTATAAACAGCCAGCAGACTGTCGGAAAGCAGGATGGGGTTAACTTCAAAATCAAGGAAGCGATGGATGCTGCTTTCGGTGTCATTGGTATGCAGGGTTGCAAAGACCAGGTGGCCGGTAAGCGAAGCCCGTACTGCGATATCCGCGGTTTCTTTGTCGCGGATTTCGCCGATTAGTATTATGTCAGGGTCATGCCGCAAAACCGCTCTGAGGATTTCCGGGAAAGTCAGCCCGGTATTTTCGTTAACCTGGATCTGGGTGAACCCGGGATACTGATATTCGATAGGGTCTTCTATGGAAACAATATGCAAGTAGGGGTTTTTGGTAAAGAGCTCTGAAAGCAGTGAATACATAGTGGTGGTTTTCCCGCTGCCGGTCGGCCCCGTGGCCAGTATTAATCCTTCTTTACGGGCCAGAAGTTCTCTGGTAGTTTGCAGCATTTCAGATTTTAATCCCAGTTCCTCAAGAGTGGGTATGTTTTCTTTGGAGGAGAGAATGCGAATAACCAGGCTTTCTCCATTAAAAGCAGGGATCAGGGAAATGCGCAGCTCTTTTTTTGTATCCTGATAAGTGAATTCCATTCTGCCATCCTGAGGTAAATTATTGGAGACAGTTCCCATATTTGATAAAACCCTTATTCTGTTAAGGATTTCCAGATAAAAACCGGAAGGAACAGACTCAATTGTCTGCAAAATTCCATCAATCCTCAACTGAATGGAAACGATATCTTTTTGGGGATGAAAATGTATATCGCTAGCCTTTTTTTGAATTGCTTTTTCCAGCAAACTATTAACAAAATATACCGGATTAAAGTCCATCTTGCAGTATTTGTTTGGCTTGCAGATAAGCAATACTTTTATTAAACCAGAATCTTTCAGCCAGAATTGCCTGTCCGGCCAACATTCCCAGGCCATTAAGGGTTTGCAGCCCCAGGCTTTCGGCCATTTGCAGCAATTTGGTTTTCAGCGGCGCGTAAATTATATCAATAACCAGAGTACGTTTTTTAAGCAGCTGTAAGTCATCAAGGCAAAGCACGCTTTCATTAATGGTTGATTCCATACCCACCGGAGTGGCGTTAATTACAAAATCGGCAGATGCCAATACTTCAATAAGCTGCTTTTTTGTTTGAAGAGCCTTTAATTTTTTGGTTTTATAGTTATCAAGCAAAGCTTGGGTTTTGGCAGCATCCAGATCATAAATATAAATATTTTGCGCGTTACTTTCCAGGGCAGAATAGCTTATAGCCTTGGAAGCGCCTCCGGCCCCGAGAATAATTATGTTCTTATTATTCATTTCAGGTTTGTTTTCTTGTTCCAGCATCAGCAGGAAGCCTCCTGCGTCGGTATTGGTGCCCATATAAAAGTCGCCTAATTTTTTAACAGTGTTCACCGCACCAATCCTTCTGGCAATGTCAGTGAGTTCATGCAAATAGGGAATGATGTTTTCCTTGTGCGGCACAGTTACATTGAATCCGGTATATTCTTTAGAGTCCACAAGATTTTTCAACTCCTCTTTTTTAACAGGTAATGATATATACTTGGCCGGAATGTTTTCTTCAATAAAAAATTTGTTATGCAGAAGAGGAGACAGGGAATAACCCAAAGGATAACCGATAACTGCATATTTTTCAGGTTTGTTCATATTTTAATTTTATAACACTCCGCCCCAAAACGCATTAAATTTTTAGTTGGGATGGCACAAAAACAGGTTGACACTATAAGGCAGTTTGGTGTACTTTTGAGTAAATATGAAAGTTCTGAAGGCAGATTATAAAATAGACGAAACCATTCAAACCATTGTTGGGGTTGAGTCATATTTAACCGGTACTATTAATACCGAAAGTTCCATTCGTATTGAAGGTGGATTTACAGGAGAAATAAATTCACAGGGAGTGGTTTTTGTAGGGTTACAAAGCAAGATTAAAGCTCAGGTCCATGCCTTAAGACTTATTGTGGCAGGTGAACTTGAAGGTAATGTAGAAGTAGTGGAAAGCATAGATATTCTTAGTACCGGCAAGCTGATAGGTAATATCACCGGAAAAAGGTTGGTTGTAGATGAAGGTGCGCTCTTTCAGGGCAAAGTAAATATGGACATTATAGCTCCTGGAAAGATTGAAGAAGAATAAAGATTGGATAGCTCCGTATTATATATTTGTGCCAACCATATCGGTAATATTAAGGATCTGCCACTACGCACCATCGAAATATTAAAAAATTGTGACCTTGTGCTTTGCGAGGATACACGAACAGCCGGAAGATTGCTGGCTGAATTAAAAATTAAAAAACCGATTCTTTCCTATTTTAATTATAACGAGCAAAAAAGAGCGGAAGAATTTCGGGAACGACTTAAAAAAGAATCCCTGCATATCGCCTTGCTTAGCGAGTCCGGAATGCCGCTTATTTCCGATCCGGGTTACAGGATAGTAAATCTTTTTCATGAACTGGAATTGCCCATACAGGTTATTCCTGGGCCATCTGCGTTTGTGGCGGCGCTGGTGATGTCGGGTTTTCCTTTA
Proteins encoded in this window:
- a CDS encoding FliH/SctL family protein, with amino-acid sequence MITDKIIKLEDMVTRNLKSIAPNLSVFYSENKVVELLQQGENIAEFLLQERMSIEKTYRQDVENQKKNAMLEAEVIKRKAHEEGMAQGKEEIIRKFDDFIKYIDKSKENIEMETSRIYAQQEQDLAALSLKIAEKLVLSEMEFNEELLTRIIKNIISQITERKKVTIKANPQDYEILVQHADEIKKEGGMISEFSIEKNNAVSRGGVIFEMSSGLTDAQIETQVRKIREAFFNEQG
- the fliJ gene encoding flagellar export protein FliJ codes for the protein MKKFIFNLQRILTLKEKKEELLKQELNRLFFKKKQHEHVKAHFEKTLETEYQKRREIKSIKAEEHELLENYHFSIRNNIYNQALMINEYELKIEAKRKELLENRREIKTLEKLKEKQKEQYAYELMQEERKTMDEVSNRLSFVKA
- the fliF gene encoding flagellar basal-body MS-ring/collar protein FliF, whose protein sequence is MPAFFKVLFEQVVGVLKELSTAQKITLFLLGTVIFVSLFALTMWGIRPDFVPLYSGLTQQDAGEVVKKLAEKNIAYKLAADGTTILVPSKVVREARVSLASEGLPKTSGFGYELFDQFKLGTTEFTQKVNYQRALETELARTITGIKQIRGARVHIVMPDDSLFVEDKQGASASLVLDILGNQTLNSDEINGIVHLVASSVKGLAPKNVTIVDTNGNVLYSFSEDEEVDAGLSMKQVEVQKKYERIIQNRIESMLNKVFGNNTSVVRVNLDMNFDKTKSDSELYLPSAEPLVRSERSVEEGFKGNNSPPPAGVNVPAAGQGNAQNSNYTKLDETKNYELSKKMEHFSKAPGAITRMTIAVILDRKIKDDEKNNLIDAISSASGLNKERGDILTFSTFPFDKSTLEQDKKEIKVSQRNQFLANLGKNIGLTLLLILTVIYARTSLKKLSAISVSGGSWGVNVSAGKTKEVPKVVMEEEAELSPEDQKRVAMKNTIVDMIHSDPEVFAKILRRWLSED
- a CDS encoding polymer-forming cytoskeletal protein, producing the protein MKVLKADYKIDETIQTIVGVESYLTGTINTESSIRIEGGFTGEINSQGVVFVGLQSKIKAQVHALRLIVAGELEGNVEVVESIDILSTGKLIGNITGKRLVVDEGALFQGKVNMDIIAPGKIEEE
- the rsmI gene encoding 16S rRNA (cytidine(1402)-2'-O)-methyltransferase — its product is MDSSVLYICANHIGNIKDLPLRTIEILKNCDLVLCEDTRTAGRLLAELKIKKPILSYFNYNEQKRAEEFRERLKKESLHIALLSESGMPLISDPGYRIVNLFHELELPIQVIPGPSAFVAALVMSGFPLQKFQFVGFWPQQKSHQQSLLQNIKDDNFPYVFYESPKRIIKTLKTILTFSDEFDVFVVKELTKLYENYWRGKAGIIYEQLESSTLKGEFTVVLFHP
- the aroE gene encoding shikimate dehydrogenase codes for the protein MNKPEKYAVIGYPLGYSLSPLLHNKFFIEENIPAKYISLPVKKEELKNLVDSKEYTGFNVTVPHKENIIPYLHELTDIARRIGAVNTVKKLGDFYMGTNTDAGGFLLMLEQENKPEMNNKNIIILGAGGASKAISYSALESNAQNIYIYDLDAAKTQALLDNYKTKKLKALQTKKQLIEVLASADFVINATPVGMESTINESVLCLDDLQLLKKRTLVIDIIYAPLKTKLLQMAESLGLQTLNGLGMLAGQAILAERFWFNKSIAYLQAKQILQDGL
- the fliI gene encoding flagellar protein export ATPase FliI; the encoded protein is MNRVNLNTYLDKIQAIKTIIPQGRIIDVSGLVIGASGPLAPVGQICRILTKYEKRTIMAEIVGFREDKILLMPLGDMAGISPGDIVESTDDSLKIAVSEALLGRVLSGLGEPMDDKPPVEPEKMISIYGVPPNPLKRKRIKQSLGVGIKAIDGCLTIGRGQRIGIFAGSGVGKSTLLGMIARNTEADINVIALIGERGREVKEFIEGSLGEKGLQRSVVIVATSDQPALIRVKGAQTATAIAEYFRDKGKSVLLMMDSITRFSMAQREIGLTIGEPPTTKGYPPSVFALMPRFLERAGMSDIGSITGIYTILVDSDDMNEPIADTARSILDGHIVLDRKIAAKNIWPAIDILNSVSRVMPEVVTPDHLKANYNLREMLATYRDAEDLINIGAYVDGSNPKIDKSKKMIDSIQNFLKQSVNEYHPFNEEVKILEDTFSK
- the fliG gene encoding flagellar motor switch protein FliG → MVDRISGKRKAALLMLALGKEPTIQLFKHLKEEEVEELTLEIAKIPKVSPKEQEAIIEEFFHVSKAQSYISRGGVKYAQEILEQALGKEKANRIISGLTTTIQTMPFEFLQKAEPSHVVRFIQDEQPQTIALILAYIEPQKAGVILSMLPDHLQPEVARRIAVMDQTSPEIVRQIEKVLENKISAYIVQDFSSTGGVKTLVDVINRVDRSTEKKILDYLDNVDEVLANEIKNLMFVFEDMLKLDDRTIQRILQDVDMKDLPVALKTASDPLKEKIFKNLSDRAVQTLKEEMEYMGPVRVKQVEEVQQKIVYIIRNLEEAGQITVARGDETEEFV
- a CDS encoding GspE/PulE family protein, translated to MAWECWPDRQFWLKDSGLIKVLLICKPNKYCKMDFNPVYFVNSLLEKAIQKKASDIHFHPQKDIVSIQLRIDGILQTIESVPSGFYLEILNRIRVLSNMGTVSNNLPQDGRMEFTYQDTKKELRISLIPAFNGESLVIRILSSKENIPTLEELGLKSEMLQTTRELLARKEGLILATGPTGSGKTTTMYSLLSELFTKNPYLHIVSIEDPIEYQYPGFTQIQVNENTGLTFPEILRAVLRHDPDIILIGEIRDKETADIAVRASLTGHLVFATLHTNDTESSIHRFLDFEVNPILLSDSLLAVYNQRLVRKTCDNCQGKGCESCLGSGFSGRCASFELLQINAEKRNEIKNLSFHKR